One genomic window of Pseudomonas aeruginosa includes the following:
- a CDS encoding serine/threonine-protein kinase, whose product MNEPLSSLELLPEEEGGANLTYFAFAAPTASAPDLPAVLPGPLPDVLSGRYRLERMLGAGGMGTVYRARDLLHEQFGDPAPLVALKLLNESVAESPDASALLYSEFALTRRLRHPNVVRLFTFDVDTACQRAYIVMELMPGLPLDRLLCERPEGLPWSELSAIARPLLDVLAYVHEQGVLHGDLKPSNVMLGEEGVRLFDFGLGQAQAGILDGLPQLSRGRIDAWTPGYAAPELLEGAPLSPAADLYALACVLYELADGRHPFRRLPSNQAREQGLERQLRAPGHLPRRCWPALRTALSLDPERRCIGVRELQEALGARRSWLAGVLAR is encoded by the coding sequence ATGAACGAACCGCTGTCGTCGCTGGAGCTGCTGCCGGAGGAGGAGGGCGGCGCGAACCTGACCTATTTCGCCTTCGCCGCCCCGACCGCCTCGGCGCCGGACCTGCCGGCGGTGTTGCCCGGTCCGCTGCCGGACGTTCTTTCCGGGCGCTACCGTCTGGAGCGGATGCTCGGCGCCGGCGGCATGGGGACGGTCTACCGTGCCCGGGACCTGCTCCATGAGCAGTTCGGCGACCCGGCGCCGCTGGTAGCGCTGAAGCTGCTCAACGAGTCGGTCGCCGAGTCACCCGACGCCAGCGCCTTGCTCTATAGCGAGTTCGCCCTGACCCGGCGCTTGCGCCATCCGAACGTCGTGCGTCTGTTCACCTTCGACGTCGACACCGCATGCCAGCGCGCCTACATCGTCATGGAACTCATGCCTGGCCTGCCGCTCGACCGCCTGCTCTGCGAGCGTCCCGAAGGCCTGCCCTGGTCCGAGCTGAGCGCGATCGCCCGGCCGTTGCTGGATGTTCTGGCCTACGTCCACGAACAAGGAGTACTGCATGGCGACCTGAAGCCGAGCAACGTGATGCTCGGCGAAGAGGGCGTGCGGCTCTTCGACTTCGGCCTCGGCCAGGCGCAGGCAGGCATCCTGGATGGCCTGCCGCAGCTCAGCCGGGGCCGCATCGACGCCTGGACTCCGGGCTACGCCGCTCCCGAACTGCTCGAGGGCGCGCCATTGTCGCCGGCGGCCGACCTGTATGCGCTGGCCTGCGTCCTCTACGAACTGGCCGACGGTCGCCATCCGTTCCGCCGCCTGCCCTCGAACCAGGCCCGGGAGCAGGGGCTGGAGCGCCAGCTGCGCGCGCCCGGACACCTGCCTCGGCGCTGCTGGCCGGCGCTGCGTACCGCCCTGAGCCTCGACCCCGAACGGCGCTGCATCGGCGTCCGCGAATTGCAGGAAGCGCTGGGCGCGCGGCGTTCCTGGCTGGCCGGCGTTCTTGCCCGTTGA
- a CDS encoding alpha/beta hydrolase, producing MKTSMPRALLALFCLLASLAHAAPNSILHRPYDLDTGHGVLRGSLLLPRSAVPPPVVLLVAGSGPTDRDGNNPFGGNNRYLLRLAEALAERGIASVRYDKRGVARSLAAAPREEDLSVGVYVDDVVAWSERLARDPRFSRLILVGHSEGALIASLAAPRTPAEELIAIAGSGQPIDRVLREQLRGRLPPAQLRQADSVLASLKAGETRGDIPPALANLLRPSVQPYLISLFREDPARAFGRLRIPTLIVQGRNDIQVGVADAEALQRAKPDSQLVLIDGMNHILRIAPSTGLQQLSAYNDPNLPLARQLVEAVSRFILRGAEAEKGR from the coding sequence ATGAAGACCTCCATGCCGCGCGCCCTCCTCGCCCTGTTCTGCCTGCTCGCCAGCCTGGCCCACGCCGCTCCCAACAGCATCCTGCACCGCCCCTACGACCTGGACACCGGGCACGGCGTGCTGCGCGGCTCCTTGCTGCTGCCGCGCAGCGCCGTGCCGCCGCCGGTGGTCCTGCTGGTCGCCGGCTCCGGTCCCACCGATCGCGACGGCAACAACCCCTTCGGCGGCAACAACCGCTACCTGTTGCGTCTCGCCGAGGCCCTGGCCGAACGCGGAATCGCCAGCGTGCGCTACGACAAGCGGGGAGTCGCCCGCAGCCTGGCGGCGGCGCCGCGCGAGGAAGACCTCAGCGTCGGCGTCTATGTCGACGACGTGGTCGCCTGGAGCGAGCGGCTGGCCCGCGACCCGCGCTTCTCCCGGCTGATCCTGGTCGGCCATAGCGAAGGCGCGCTGATCGCCAGCCTGGCGGCGCCTCGCACGCCGGCCGAGGAATTGATCGCCATCGCCGGCAGCGGCCAACCCATCGACCGGGTGTTGCGCGAGCAACTGCGCGGTCGCCTGCCGCCGGCGCAACTGCGCCAGGCCGACTCGGTGCTGGCTTCGCTGAAGGCCGGCGAGACCCGCGGCGATATCCCGCCGGCGCTCGCCAACCTGCTCCGCCCCAGCGTGCAGCCGTACCTGATCTCGCTGTTCCGCGAAGACCCGGCCCGCGCGTTCGGCCGCCTGCGCATCCCGACCCTGATCGTCCAGGGCCGCAATGACATCCAGGTCGGCGTCGCCGACGCCGAGGCGCTCCAGCGAGCCAAGCCCGACTCGCAACTGGTGCTCATCGACGGCATGAACCACATCCTGCGGATCGCCCCGAGCACCGGTCTCCAGCAGCTTTCCGCCTACAACGACCCGAACCTGCCGCTGGCCCGGCAACTGGTCGAGGCGGTCAGCCGCTTCATCCTGCGCGGCGCAGAGGCGGAAAAAGGCCGCTGA
- a CDS encoding bacteriohemerythrin, whose amino-acid sequence MAHLVWQDDLNTGIQVIDNQHKRIVEMINHLHDAQQGKEHAAIAEVIEELVDYTLSHFAFEETLMEDAGYQFSRAHKKIHELFIRRVSEYRVRFQAGEDVGDELKGLLSRWLFNHIRNDDAGYVDAVRHSMSELVKDKSEGGWLSRSMKRFFG is encoded by the coding sequence ATGGCGCATCTGGTCTGGCAGGATGACCTGAATACCGGTATTCAGGTCATCGACAATCAACACAAACGCATCGTCGAGATGATCAATCACCTGCACGACGCCCAGCAAGGCAAGGAACACGCGGCGATCGCCGAGGTGATCGAGGAGCTGGTGGACTACACGCTGTCGCACTTCGCCTTCGAGGAAACCCTGATGGAGGATGCCGGCTACCAGTTTTCCCGGGCGCACAAGAAGATCCACGAGCTGTTCATCCGCCGGGTCTCCGAATACCGGGTGCGCTTCCAGGCCGGCGAGGATGTCGGCGATGAACTCAAGGGCTTGCTCTCGCGCTGGCTGTTCAACCACATCCGCAACGACGACGCCGGATATGTGGATGCGGTACGCCACAGCATGTCCGAACTGGTCAAGGACAAGAGCGAGGGCGGTTGGTTGTCGCGCTCGATGAAGCGCTTCTTCGGCTGA
- the folE gene encoding GTP cyclohydrolase I FolE: MSLEQHYSSILTQLGEDVNREGLLDTPKRAAKAMKYLCRGYQQSLEEVVNGALFSSDNSEMVLVKDIELYSLCEHHLLPFIGKAHVAYIPNGKVLGLSKVARIVDMYARRLQIQENMSRQIAEAVQQVTGALGVAVVIQAQHMCMMMRGVEKQNSSMVTSVMLGEFRDNAATRSEFLSLIR, translated from the coding sequence ATGTCCCTGGAACAACACTACTCCTCGATCCTCACCCAGCTCGGCGAGGACGTTAACCGCGAAGGTCTGCTGGACACGCCCAAGCGTGCCGCCAAGGCCATGAAGTACCTGTGCCGCGGCTACCAACAGAGCCTGGAAGAAGTCGTCAACGGTGCCCTGTTCAGCTCCGACAACAGCGAAATGGTATTGGTCAAGGACATCGAGCTGTACTCGCTCTGCGAGCACCACCTGCTGCCCTTCATCGGCAAGGCCCACGTGGCCTATATCCCGAACGGCAAGGTGCTCGGCCTGTCGAAGGTCGCGCGGATCGTCGACATGTACGCCCGCCGCCTGCAGATCCAGGAGAACATGAGCCGGCAGATCGCCGAGGCGGTCCAGCAGGTCACCGGCGCCCTCGGCGTCGCGGTGGTGATCCAGGCCCAGCACATGTGCATGATGATGCGCGGCGTGGAAAAGCAGAACTCGTCCATGGTCACTTCGGTGATGCTCGGCGAATTCCGCGACAACGCCGCCACCCGCAGCGAATTCCTCAGCCTGATCCGCTGA
- the prmB gene encoding 50S ribosomal protein L3 N(5)-glutamine methyltransferase, protein MSESRLLTLRDYIRWAVSRFHAAGLFFGHGTDNAWDEARHLVLGSLHLPWEISDSYLDCRLEDDERAELAEILRRRIEERIPAAYLLGEAWFCGIPFSVDERVLVPRSPIAELIEQRFAPWLPAEPARILDLCTGSGCIGIACAYAFEQAEVVLADLSFDALEVANVNIERHDLGERVYTVQGDGFAGLPGQRFDLIVSNPPYVDAEDFADMPAEFHHEPELGLACGDDGLDLVRRMLAEAADHLSEKGLLIVEVGNSEVHVQALYPEVDFTWLEFEHGGHGVFMLSAAQCREHRELFRSRLEK, encoded by the coding sequence ATGTCCGAGTCCCGTCTGCTCACCCTGCGTGACTATATCCGCTGGGCTGTCAGCCGTTTCCACGCCGCCGGCCTGTTCTTCGGTCACGGCACCGACAATGCCTGGGACGAGGCGCGCCACCTGGTTCTGGGCTCCCTGCACCTTCCCTGGGAAATTTCTGACAGCTACCTGGATTGTCGCCTGGAAGACGATGAACGCGCCGAGTTGGCGGAGATCCTCCGGCGGCGCATCGAGGAACGGATTCCGGCGGCCTACCTGCTGGGCGAAGCCTGGTTCTGCGGGATTCCCTTCAGCGTCGACGAACGCGTGCTGGTGCCGCGCTCGCCTATCGCCGAACTTATCGAACAGCGCTTCGCGCCCTGGCTGCCGGCCGAGCCGGCGCGAATCCTCGACCTCTGCACCGGTTCCGGCTGCATCGGCATCGCCTGCGCCTATGCGTTCGAGCAGGCGGAGGTGGTGCTCGCCGACCTGTCCTTCGATGCGCTGGAGGTGGCCAACGTCAATATCGAGCGCCACGACCTCGGCGAGCGGGTCTACACCGTCCAGGGCGACGGTTTCGCCGGGCTTCCCGGCCAGCGCTTCGACCTGATCGTGTCCAATCCGCCCTACGTGGATGCCGAGGATTTCGCCGACATGCCGGCGGAGTTCCATCATGAGCCTGAACTCGGCCTGGCCTGCGGCGACGACGGCCTGGACCTGGTGCGACGGATGCTCGCCGAGGCGGCCGACCACCTCAGCGAGAAAGGCCTGCTGATCGTCGAGGTGGGCAACAGCGAGGTCCATGTGCAGGCGCTGTATCCGGAAGTGGACTTCACCTGGCTGGAGTTCGAGCACGGCGGCCACGGGGTGTTCATGCTGTCCGCCGCGCAGTGCCGCGAGCACCGGGAACTGTTCCGTTCGCGCTTGGAAAAGTGA
- a CDS encoding PP2C family protein-serine/threonine phosphatase, with product MQRTEPWRSAARTDRGKVRARNEDAFLDCPDRGLWAVADGMGGHQAGDLASRMIVTSLAELPARAGFDERLNAMRQCLHWLNRRLGEELTLSAERGDRIIGSTVVALVVEGSRAACVWVGDSRCYLWRGQRLYQLSRDHSLLQRLVDERRMDIEQARAYPSARALTRAVGASEQLVLDVLELEVHPGDVFLLCSDGLYEELSADALGRALSLASPQVAVERLFDGALSGAARDNLTAVVIRQ from the coding sequence ATGCAACGCACCGAGCCCTGGCGCAGCGCGGCGCGCACGGATCGCGGCAAGGTCCGCGCGCGCAACGAGGATGCCTTCCTGGACTGCCCGGATCGCGGGCTCTGGGCGGTCGCCGATGGCATGGGCGGGCACCAGGCCGGCGACCTGGCCAGCCGGATGATCGTCACCAGCCTGGCGGAACTGCCGGCCCGGGCGGGATTCGACGAGCGCCTGAACGCGATGCGCCAGTGCCTGCACTGGCTCAACCGGCGCCTGGGCGAGGAACTCACCCTCAGCGCCGAACGCGGCGACAGGATCATCGGCAGTACGGTGGTGGCGCTGGTCGTGGAGGGGTCGCGGGCGGCCTGCGTGTGGGTCGGCGACAGCCGCTGCTACCTGTGGCGCGGCCAGCGGCTGTACCAGCTGTCCCGCGACCACTCGCTGTTGCAGCGACTGGTCGACGAACGGCGGATGGATATCGAGCAGGCCCGCGCCTATCCCTCGGCGCGCGCGCTGACCCGTGCCGTCGGCGCCAGCGAACAACTGGTGCTGGACGTGTTGGAACTGGAGGTGCATCCCGGGGATGTCTTCCTGCTCTGCAGCGACGGGCTCTACGAAGAGCTGAGCGCCGATGCGCTGGGTCGCGCGTTGAGCCTGGCATCGCCGCAGGTGGCGGTGGAGCGGCTGTTCGACGGTGCCCTGAGCGGCGCCGCACGGGACAACCTGACGGCCGTGGTGATCCGCCAATGA
- a CDS encoding Smr/MutS family protein, producing MQDDDFSLFKSEMRGVKRISVDRADTGKPRNDRQQLKQRQLNASVRNDEIRVDGLSDQFVIDVGPEDELSWARDGVQESQLRKLKQGLVPFDGSLDLHGMSVEKARQTLWDFLAEATRLEIRCVRVTHGKAARKDGRSPLVKSHVNTWLRQHPQVLGFTSCLPRHGGTGSVYVMLRRTMLEGRDE from the coding sequence ATGCAAGACGACGACTTTTCCCTGTTCAAGAGCGAGATGCGCGGCGTCAAGCGCATCTCGGTCGATCGAGCCGATACCGGCAAACCTCGCAACGACCGCCAGCAACTCAAGCAGCGCCAGCTCAATGCCAGCGTGCGCAACGACGAAATCCGCGTCGATGGCCTGTCCGACCAGTTCGTCATCGACGTCGGCCCCGAGGACGAGCTGTCCTGGGCCCGCGACGGCGTCCAGGAAAGCCAGTTGCGCAAGCTCAAGCAGGGCCTGGTGCCCTTCGACGGTAGCCTCGACCTGCACGGCATGAGCGTGGAGAAGGCCCGGCAGACGCTATGGGACTTCCTTGCCGAGGCCACCCGCCTGGAAATCCGCTGCGTGCGCGTGACCCATGGCAAGGCCGCGCGCAAGGACGGACGCAGCCCGCTGGTGAAAAGCCACGTCAATACCTGGTTGCGCCAGCACCCGCAGGTGCTCGGTTTCACCTCCTGCCTGCCACGCCACGGCGGCACCGGCTCGGTCTACGTGATGCTGCGCAGGACCATGCTCGAAGGCCGCGACGAGTAG
- a CDS encoding VOC family protein — translation MNLIAHVEIPVSDLGRAMRFYASVFGVAFGEVATLHGSRMAHFPFEEGRDGASGALAEGDVYVPTLHGAIIYLNVADLDAVIARALGEGSEILFPKTPLGDGVFIAEIRDSEGNRIALQSACGERP, via the coding sequence ATGAACCTGATCGCGCACGTGGAAATACCGGTGTCCGACCTGGGGAGGGCGATGCGTTTCTACGCCTCGGTGTTCGGAGTGGCGTTCGGCGAGGTAGCCACCCTGCACGGAAGCAGAATGGCGCATTTCCCCTTCGAGGAAGGCCGTGACGGTGCCAGCGGCGCACTCGCCGAGGGCGACGTCTACGTGCCTACGCTACATGGGGCGATCATCTACCTGAATGTCGCGGACCTGGATGCCGTCATTGCCCGGGCCCTCGGCGAAGGCAGCGAAATCCTCTTCCCGAAGACGCCGCTTGGCGACGGCGTGTTCATCGCCGAGATCAGGGACAGCGAAGGCAATCGTATCGCCCTGCAGAGCGCTTGCGGAGAGCGGCCGTAG
- the aroC gene encoding chorismate synthase: protein MSGNTYGKLFTVTTAGESHGPALVAIVDGCPPGLELSARDLQRDLDRRKPGTSRHTTQRQEADEVEILSGVFEGKTTGTPIGLLIRNTDQKSKDYSAIKDLFRPAHADYTYHHKYGVRDYRGGGRSSARETAMRVAAGAIAKKYLAGLGIQVRGYMSQLGPIEIPFRSWDSVEQNAFFSPDPDKVPELEAYMDQLRRDQDSVGAKITVVAEGVPPGLGEPIFDRLDAELAHALMSINAVKGVEIGAGFASIAQRGTEHRDELTPQGFLSNNAGGILGGISSGQPIVAHLALKPTSSITTPGRSIDTAGEPVDMITKGRHDPCVGIRATPIAEAMMAIVLLDQLLRQRGQNADVRVDTPVLPQL from the coding sequence ATGTCCGGCAACACCTACGGCAAGCTCTTCACCGTCACCACCGCAGGCGAAAGCCACGGCCCGGCGCTGGTCGCCATCGTCGATGGGTGCCCCCCGGGGCTGGAACTGTCCGCCCGGGACCTGCAACGCGACCTCGACCGGCGCAAGCCCGGCACCAGCCGGCACACCACCCAGCGCCAGGAAGCCGACGAGGTGGAGATTCTTTCCGGGGTGTTCGAGGGCAAGACCACCGGCACGCCGATCGGCCTGCTGATCCGCAACACCGACCAGAAGTCCAAGGACTACTCGGCGATCAAGGACCTGTTCCGCCCGGCCCATGCCGACTACACCTACCACCACAAGTACGGCGTGCGCGACTACCGCGGCGGCGGCCGTTCCTCGGCGCGCGAGACCGCCATGCGTGTGGCCGCCGGGGCTATCGCCAAGAAATACCTGGCGGGCCTGGGCATCCAGGTGCGCGGCTACATGAGCCAGCTCGGGCCGATCGAGATTCCGTTCAGGAGCTGGGACAGCGTCGAGCAGAATGCCTTCTTCAGCCCCGACCCGGACAAGGTGCCGGAGCTGGAGGCCTACATGGACCAATTGCGCCGCGACCAGGATTCGGTCGGGGCGAAGATCACCGTGGTTGCCGAAGGCGTGCCGCCGGGCCTGGGCGAGCCGATCTTCGACCGCCTGGACGCCGAACTGGCGCATGCGCTGATGAGCATCAACGCGGTGAAGGGCGTGGAGATCGGCGCCGGCTTCGCCAGCATCGCCCAGCGCGGCACCGAGCACCGCGACGAACTGACCCCGCAAGGCTTCCTGTCGAACAATGCCGGCGGCATCCTCGGCGGGATCTCCTCCGGCCAGCCGATCGTCGCCCACCTGGCGCTGAAGCCGACCTCCAGCATCACCACTCCCGGGCGCTCGATCGATACCGCCGGCGAGCCGGTGGACATGATCACCAAGGGCCGTCACGACCCGTGCGTCGGCATCCGCGCCACGCCGATCGCCGAGGCGATGATGGCCATCGTCCTGCTCGACCAGTTGCTGCGCCAGCGTGGGCAGAACGCCGACGTGCGCGTCGACACGCCGGTCCTGCCGCAGCTGTGA
- a CDS encoding cysteine hydrolase family protein translates to MPHPLTLLQISGRGYPPAPLRQSTLLIIDAQEEYRSGALRLPGLDAAAAEIGVLVQAARASGTPIVHVRHLGIQGGLFDPQGPRGQFLPELQPEAGEKVVEKRLPNAFSGTELHDLLQNHGRLDLIVCGFMTHSSVSTTVRAAKDYGYRCTLADSACATRDIPTLNGGVLSAADLQRAEIAALGDNFAAIVAQARELL, encoded by the coding sequence ATGCCTCATCCGCTCACCCTTTTGCAGATCAGCGGACGCGGCTACCCGCCAGCCCCCCTTCGGCAGAGCACCTTGCTGATCATCGATGCCCAGGAAGAGTACCGCAGCGGCGCCCTGCGCCTGCCAGGCCTCGACGCCGCCGCCGCGGAGATCGGCGTGCTGGTGCAGGCGGCCCGCGCCAGCGGTACGCCCATCGTGCATGTACGCCACCTGGGTATCCAGGGCGGCCTGTTCGATCCGCAAGGGCCGCGCGGCCAGTTCCTCCCGGAACTGCAACCGGAAGCCGGGGAAAAGGTCGTGGAGAAACGCCTGCCCAATGCCTTCTCCGGCACCGAGCTGCACGACCTGCTGCAGAACCACGGCCGTCTCGACCTGATCGTCTGCGGCTTCATGACCCATTCCAGCGTCAGCACCACCGTGCGCGCGGCCAAGGACTACGGCTACCGCTGCACCCTCGCCGATAGCGCCTGCGCCACCCGCGACATACCCACCCTGAACGGCGGGGTCCTGAGCGCCGCGGACCTGCAACGCGCCGAGATCGCCGCCCTCGGCGACAACTTCGCGGCGATCGTCGCCCAGGCCCGGGAACTTCTCTGA